Proteins from a genomic interval of Coccinella septempunctata chromosome 2, icCocSept1.1, whole genome shotgun sequence:
- the LOC123308379 gene encoding uncharacterized protein LOC123308379 has product MCCVFDIKPVVVLDGLEKNYNYIMGNTGGRLKKIRKSLRRISLSRSKENLSRGDQTRRSISLMNLSVLKKNIIHKKKSKSTVLVSESYDQFKNSEDDKEILVITKSSSTSSLKTLEKTASAEVSEIQSPEGLEKNAEKSKVNVPAEEIDNLRIGDHGPRKLSLDLSLNNSSHDKTENETMFKSEKELIPDKPECSETSALKKIDQKLNNIEQQIEQMSHDDLLIHLPLLKDEIHFLWIKSYDVKSSNEEVYPKKVNTIEYSKKVLHKLYSKAFKQHEYCTLEKNFGDCDYR; this is encoded by the exons ATGTGTTGTGTATTCGACATAAAACCAGTTGTTGTTTTAGACggattagaaaaaaattacaattat ATTATGGGAAATACAGGTGGCAGactaaaaaaaattaggaaatccTTGAGGAGGATCAGTCTATCAAGAAGCAAAGAGAACTTGAGTAGGGGCGATCAAACTAGACGTTCTATCAGTTTAATGAATTTATCAGTATTGAAGAAGAACATTATCCacaagaaaaaatcaaagagcACTGTATTAGTTTCGGAATCTTAcgatcaattcaaaaattcagaAGACGACAAAGAAATACTTGTGATAACAAAATCCAGCTCCACATCGAGTTTAAAAACATTAGAAAAAACTGCGTCAGCTGAAGTCTCGGAAATACAGAGTCCTGAAGGACTAGAGAAAAATGCGGAAAAATCAAAAGTTAATGTACCTGCAGAGGAAATAGATAATTTGAGAATTGGGGATCATGGACCAAGGAAACTCTCTTTGGACCTGAGTCTAAATAATTCTTCTCATGATAAAACAGAGAATGAGACAATGTTCAAGTCGGAAAAAGAACTGATCCCTGATAAACCCGAATGTAGTGAAACTTcggcattgaaaaaaatagatcAGAAACTTAATAACATTGAACAACAGATTGAACAAATGTCACACGATGATCTGTTAATTCATCTTCCCTTACTTAAAGATGAAATTCACTTTTTATGGATAAAGTCTTATGATGTTAAATCATCCAATGAAGAGGTATATCCCAAAAAAGTAAATACAATCgaatattcaaaaaaagtaTTACATAAACTATATAGTAAAGCATTCAAACAACACGAATACTGtacattagaaaaaaattttggtgacTGTGATTATAGATAG
- the LOC123308381 gene encoding flavin reductase (NADPH), with protein sequence MEKIVIFGSSGMTGICAVEAAVEKGLNVRAFVRDASKLPENLRSKVEVVQGDVLNYNDVSNAIKGVSAVVVVLGTRNDLKPTTVLSEGTKNIIKAMKENGVEIVSFCLSAFLFWKPADVPPMFHDLNADHRRQLDAIKESSLKYIAILPPHIADQPGNDYVVKHDESPGRVITKYALGKFLVECLSIPEHYGKIVGICTKPQ encoded by the exons atggaaaaaattgttatatTCGGTTCCTCTGGAATGACCGGTATCTGTGCCGTGGAAGCTGCAGTTGAAAAAG GTCTGAACGTTAGAGCTTTTGTTAGGGATGCTTCCAAATTACCAGAAAACCTTAGAAGTAAAGTAGAAGTTGTCCAGGGGGACGTATTGAATTACAATGATGTATCTAATGCAATTAAGGGAGTATCAGCCGTAGTTGTTGTCCTTGGAACAAGAAATGATTTGAAACCTACTACAGTTTTGAGCGAAGGAACCAAAAATATCATCAAGGCAATGAAAGAAAATGGAGTTGAGATAGTGTCTTTCTGTCTGTCTGCTTTCTTATTCTGGAAACCTGCTGATGTACCTCCCATGTTCCACGATCTCAATGCTGATCATCGCAGGCAATTAGATGCTATAAAGGAGTCCAGTTTGAAATATATTGCTATTTTGCCACCACACATTGCAG atcAACCTGGTAATGATTATGTGGTGAAACACGATGAAAGCCCTGGAAGAGTAATCACAAAATATGCTCTTGGAAAGTTTTTGGTTGAATGCTTATCAATCCCAGAGCATTATGGAAAAATTGTTGGTATTTGCACAAAACCACAGTGA
- the LOC123308380 gene encoding mediator of RNA polymerase II transcription subunit 6, whose translation MIPGRLGLTPSISDNLLSLSWHDSAWIPILNTSNVMDYFSDRSNPFFDRTCNNEIVKMQRLNPDQLQNMTGLEYVLLHVQEPILYVIRKQHRHGPQPNQTTPLADYYIIAGIVYQAPDLASVLNSRLLSTVHHLQSSFEEASSFSRYHPSKGYFWDFKSQRNSNDKIKAKEEKPKEEPSSMFQRKRVDMLLGELIKKFPLPLPPLPKPTQMAVTPKQENDNGNSENKDKPEIKQEKIKPPPEKKPRLN comes from the exons ATGATACCGGGGAGATTGGGCCTGACTCCAAGTATTTCAGACAATTTACTTAGTTTATCTTGGCACGATTCGGCATGGATTCCAATACTCAACACATCAAATGTGATGGACTATTTTTCAGATCGATCAAATCCATTTTTTGATCGGACATGCAATAATGAAATCGTGAAAATGCAAAGGCTAAATCCTGATCAACTGCA AAACATGACTGGCCTAGAATATGTTCTTTTACATGTACAAGAACCTATCTTATATGTTATACGAAAGCAACATAGACATGGTCCTCAACCAAATCAAACAACTCCTTTGGCTGACTACTATATTATTGCTGGAATAGTCTATCAGGCTCCAGATTTGGCTAGCGTTTTGAATTCTCGTCtg CTTTCAACTGTTCACCATTTACAGTCTTCATTTGAAGAAGCTTCTAGTTTTTCAAGATATCATCCAAGTAAAGGTTATTTCTGGGATTTCAAATCCCAACGGAATAGCAATGATAAAATTAAAGCAAAAGAAGAAAAACCTAAAGAGGAACCAAGTTCTATGTTTCAAAGGAAAAGAGTCGATATGCTGCTTGGCGAATTAATTAAGAAATTTCCGTTGCCTTTGCCCCCATTACCAAAACCAACTCAAATGGCTGTCACGCCTAAGCAAGAGAATGATAatggaaattctgaaaataaagatAAGCCAGAAATAAAACAGGAGAAAATCAAACCTCCACCAGAGAAAAAACCTAGGTTGAATTGA
- the LOC123308378 gene encoding uncharacterized protein LOC123308378 has translation MMPLTKDKRKLNKLIQQSDSDDSEHELSYYVNDRIKLMKEVLKIVKPKKIKLMAPSCLKSLDTEELNSMLLEELLGISNKRLKYIFNGQSLEEDSSSSTSEDEPIDVISLDDISDDDLVINVDDDEETSQQKKRRKETKHHKCKKEKVKCSMKKENLNNEKNPSQKDGEIDSNKNLMSVLELLELQARARAIKSQLLLENAKTQESLTLSKIPTIEQNVGSDDEVIIKTAKTEEIIITSSDDEENGGIVDTTNSLGNEADKEDCNILEKDTVNDTTVSIDTSLKSDDRIAEIPKIKIIENKELSSETVNVEAVILRNDSGKVDHETIADNSNTGLEIIAENSNPIQEPIVENPNLNKEAIVESSNLSQEIKEIDKVKTSDNDGIIQINLSDDEMEEMK, from the exons ATGATGCCTTTGACGAAGGATAAGAGAAAACTCAataaattgattcaacagtcTGATTCTGATGACAGTGAACATGAACTCTCTTATTATGTCAATGATAGAATAAAGTTAATGAaagaagtattaaaaatagtaaAACCAAAGAAGATTAAATTAATGGCTCCCTCCTGCCTTAAA AGTTTGGATACTGAAGAATTAAATTCAATGTTACTTGAAGAATTGTTGGGGATATCTAATAAGAGactgaaatatattttcaatggTCAAAGTTTAGAGGAAGATAGTAGTAGTTCAACTAGTGAAGATGAGCCCATAGATGTAATTTCTTTAGATGATATTTCAGATGATGACTTGGTGATAAATGTTGATG ATGATGAAGAGACTTCCCAACAAAAAAAGAGGAGAAAAGAGACCAAACATCATAAATGTAagaaagaaaaagttaaatgTTCCATGAAAAAAGAGAatctgaataatgaaaaaaatccaTCACAAAAAGATGGTGAAATTGATTCGAATAAAAATCTTATGAGTGTATTAGAGCTATTGGAATTGCAAGCTAGAGCAAGGGCTATTAAATCTCAGTTACTCTTAGAGAATGCAAAAACTCAGGAAAGTCTCACCTTGAGCAAAATCCCCACAATTGAGCAAAATGTGGGTAGTGATGATGAAGTTATTATTAAAACAGCCAAAACTGAAGAGATCATAATAACATCTAGTGATGATGAGGAAAATGGGGGTATTGTTGACACTACGAATTCTTTAGGAAATGAAGCCGATAAGGAAGATTGTAATATATTAGAAAAAGATACAGTTAATGATACAACAGTTTCAATAGATACTTCCTTGAAAAGCGATGATAGGATTGCAGAAATaccgaaaataaaaattattgaaaataaggaACTGTCTAGTGAAACAGTAAATGTAGAGGCAGTTATCCTTAGAAATGATAGTGGAAAAGTTGACCATGAGACTATTGCAGATAATTCAAATACTGGTCTAGAGATCATTGCAGAAAATTCAAACCCTATTCAAGAGCCTATTGTAGAAAATCCTAACCTTAATAAAGAGGCCATTGTAGAAAGTTCGAACCTCAGTCAAGAGATCAAAGAGATTGATAAAGTTAAAACTTCTGATAATGATGGAATCATTCAGATTAATTTAAGTGATGATGAAATGgaggaaatgaaatga
- the LOC123307274 gene encoding uncharacterized protein LOC123307274, with translation MPLQGQDLLNLCALAIQNEDLIVGVGKMAMNMMARSPNAQAFNFARGFAGFVFDRLGANTQGGCGRSPLGNSRNDKKMPASEFIQNRMNEDQQERLINRVSGVLGNRSGNSSYTDLLFMILNNPNVKNMVVREIKKFLEGENMSCSRSGCDYDDDDDYGYNNSSCCSRSRSCSRY, from the exons ATGCCTTTACAAGGACAAGACCTTTTGAATTTATGTGCCTTGGCCATTCAAAATGAGGATCTTATAGTCGGTGTCGGAAAAATGGCCATGAATATGATGGCTCGTTCACCCAATGCACAAGCGTTCAATTTTGCAAGAGGTTTTGCCG gattTGTATTTGATAGACTTGGGGCTAATACTCAAGGTGGATGCGGCCGCTCCCCTTTGGGAAATTCTAGGAATGACAAGAAGATGCCCGCTAGTGAATTCATTCAAAATCGTATGAACGAAGATCAACAGGAGAGACTTATAAATAGGGTTTCGGGGGTATTGGGAAATAGAAGTGGCAATTCTTCATATACTGATTTGTTGTTTATGATACTGAACAATCCAAATGTGAAGAATATGGTCGTGCGagaaataaagaaatttttggAAGGTGAAAATATGTCCTGTAGCCGATCTGGTTGTGACtacgatgatgatgatgattacGGTTATAATAATTCCAGTTGTTGTTCGAGAAGTAGATCATGCTCGAGATATTGA
- the LOC123306315 gene encoding UTP--glucose-1-phosphate uridylyltransferase isoform X2 produces MLNIQEEEKKVRGHARAGSGNQEFFEATKKEALSLLQKELEKLEDACPKVKKPDLSKNFRGFAQLYSRFLEETGPSVNWEKIEKLPNDAVRDYNTLNTPTTDIAHEMLNKLVVVKLNGGLGTSMGCHGPKSVIAVRNELTFLDLTVQQIEHLNKTYKVNVPLVLMNSFNTDEDTQKIIRKYKNLQVEIHTFNQSCFPRINRESLMPIANSPDTQANLEAWYPPGHGDFYQSFENSGLLSKFISEGRQYCFLSNIDNLGATVDLNILNFLLNNPAESRQHEFVMEVTEKTKADVKGGTLIQYENKLRLLEIAQVPKDHVDEFKSVKKFRYFNTNNLWVKLDAIDRVLKQNILDMEIIINNKHLDNGLNIIQLETAVGAAMKIFEGGIGINVPRSRFLPVKKTSDLLLVMSNLYNLKNGSLTMSSQRMFPTTPLVKLGDDHFAKVKEFLGRFSNVPDLIELDHLTVSGDVTFGKGVILKGTVIIIANHGERIDIPSGANLENKIITGNLRILSH; encoded by the exons ATGTTGAACATTCAGGAAGAGGAAAAGAAG GTCAGAGGCCATGCTAGGGCAGGCAGCGGTAATCAGGAATTCTTCGAGGCTACCAAGAAAGAAGCACTGTCTCTTCTGCAAAAAGAACTGGAGAAGCTGGAAGATGCCTGTCCCAAAGTCAAGAAACCGGACCTCTCCAAGAACTTCCGCGGTTTCGCTCAACTCTATTCCAGATTCCTGGAAGAAACCGGACCTTCGGTCAACTGGGAAAAGATCGAAAAATTGCCCAACGATGCCGTTAGAGACTACAACACTTTAAACACGCCAACAACCGACATAGCGCACGAAATGTTGAACAAATTGGTCGTTGTTAAGCTGAACGGTGGCTTGGGGACATCTATGGGTTGCCACGGCCCCAAATCTGTGATTGCCGTTCGAAACGAGTTAACTTTCTTGGATTTGACCGTACAGCAGATCGAG cacCTGAATAAAACCTACAAAGTCAACGTACCTTTGGTACTCATGAATTCTTTCAATACCGATGAAGATACTCAAAAAATCATAAGGAAATACAAGAATCTTCAAGTGGAAATCCACACATTCAATCAGTCTTGCTTCCCTAGGATCAACAGAGAAAGCTTGATGCCAATAGCAAACTCTCCAGACACTCAGGCCAATTTGGAAGCTTGGTATCCTCCAG GGCACGGTGACTTCTATCAGAGCTTCGAGAACAGCGGTCTCCTCTCCAAATTCATCAGCGAGGGTCGTCAATACTGTTTCCTCTCCAACATTGACAACTTGGGGGCTACGGTCGATCTAAACATCTTGAATTTCCTGTTGAACAACCCCGCAGAGAGTCGACAACACGAGTTTGTAATGGAGGTCACAGAGAAGACCAAGGCTGACGTCAAGGGAGGTACCCTCATTCAGTACGAGAACAAACTGCGGCTTCTGGAAATAGCGCAAGTACCCAAAGATCACGTGGACGAGTTCAAGTCTGTCAAAAAGTTCAGGTACTTCAACACGAACAATTTATGGGTGAAGTTGGATG CCATTGACAGGGTCCTCAAACAAAACATCCTCGACATGGAAATAATCATAAACAACAAGCATCTCGATAATGGATTGAACATCATCCAGCTAGAAACTGCCGTGGGTGCGGCAATGAAGATATTCGAAGGTGGTATTGGCATAAACGTGCCACGTAGCCGGTTCTTGCCCGTCAAAAAGACCTCGGACTTGCTTTTGGTCATGAGCAACCTGTACAATCTGAAGAACGGCTCGTTGACTATGTCTTCACAAAGAATGTTCCCCACAACGCCTCTGGTCAAGTTGGGAGATGATCACTTCGCCAAAGTTAAGGAGTTCCTTGGGAGGTTTTCCAATGTTCCTGATTTGATTGAGCTGGACCACTTGACGGTATCTGGCGATGTGACGTTTGGCAAGGGTGTAATTTTGAAG GGAACAGTCATCATAATTGCGAACCATGGTGAAAGAATAGATATTCCATCTGGAGCAAAtttagaaaataaaattattacaggCAATCTACGTATCTTGAGTCACtag
- the LOC123306315 gene encoding UTP--glucose-1-phosphate uridylyltransferase isoform X3 codes for MDCLLDKVRGHARAGSGNQEFFEATKKEALSLLQKELEKLEDACPKVKKPDLSKNFRGFAQLYSRFLEETGPSVNWEKIEKLPNDAVRDYNTLNTPTTDIAHEMLNKLVVVKLNGGLGTSMGCHGPKSVIAVRNELTFLDLTVQQIEHLNKTYKVNVPLVLMNSFNTDEDTQKIIRKYKNLQVEIHTFNQSCFPRINRESLMPIANSPDTQANLEAWYPPGHGDFYQSFENSGLLSKFISEGRQYCFLSNIDNLGATVDLNILNFLLNNPAESRQHEFVMEVTEKTKADVKGGTLIQYENKLRLLEIAQVPKDHVDEFKSVKKFRYFNTNNLWVKLDAIDRVLKQNILDMEIIINNKHLDNGLNIIQLETAVGAAMKIFEGGIGINVPRSRFLPVKKTSDLLLVMSNLYNLKNGSLTMSSQRMFPTTPLVKLGDDHFAKVKEFLGRFSNVPDLIELDHLTVSGDVTFGKGVILKGTVIIIANHGERIDIPSGANLENKIITGNLRILSH; via the exons ATGGATTGCCTATTAGATAAA GTCAGAGGCCATGCTAGGGCAGGCAGCGGTAATCAGGAATTCTTCGAGGCTACCAAGAAAGAAGCACTGTCTCTTCTGCAAAAAGAACTGGAGAAGCTGGAAGATGCCTGTCCCAAAGTCAAGAAACCGGACCTCTCCAAGAACTTCCGCGGTTTCGCTCAACTCTATTCCAGATTCCTGGAAGAAACCGGACCTTCGGTCAACTGGGAAAAGATCGAAAAATTGCCCAACGATGCCGTTAGAGACTACAACACTTTAAACACGCCAACAACCGACATAGCGCACGAAATGTTGAACAAATTGGTCGTTGTTAAGCTGAACGGTGGCTTGGGGACATCTATGGGTTGCCACGGCCCCAAATCTGTGATTGCCGTTCGAAACGAGTTAACTTTCTTGGATTTGACCGTACAGCAGATCGAG cacCTGAATAAAACCTACAAAGTCAACGTACCTTTGGTACTCATGAATTCTTTCAATACCGATGAAGATACTCAAAAAATCATAAGGAAATACAAGAATCTTCAAGTGGAAATCCACACATTCAATCAGTCTTGCTTCCCTAGGATCAACAGAGAAAGCTTGATGCCAATAGCAAACTCTCCAGACACTCAGGCCAATTTGGAAGCTTGGTATCCTCCAG GGCACGGTGACTTCTATCAGAGCTTCGAGAACAGCGGTCTCCTCTCCAAATTCATCAGCGAGGGTCGTCAATACTGTTTCCTCTCCAACATTGACAACTTGGGGGCTACGGTCGATCTAAACATCTTGAATTTCCTGTTGAACAACCCCGCAGAGAGTCGACAACACGAGTTTGTAATGGAGGTCACAGAGAAGACCAAGGCTGACGTCAAGGGAGGTACCCTCATTCAGTACGAGAACAAACTGCGGCTTCTGGAAATAGCGCAAGTACCCAAAGATCACGTGGACGAGTTCAAGTCTGTCAAAAAGTTCAGGTACTTCAACACGAACAATTTATGGGTGAAGTTGGATG CCATTGACAGGGTCCTCAAACAAAACATCCTCGACATGGAAATAATCATAAACAACAAGCATCTCGATAATGGATTGAACATCATCCAGCTAGAAACTGCCGTGGGTGCGGCAATGAAGATATTCGAAGGTGGTATTGGCATAAACGTGCCACGTAGCCGGTTCTTGCCCGTCAAAAAGACCTCGGACTTGCTTTTGGTCATGAGCAACCTGTACAATCTGAAGAACGGCTCGTTGACTATGTCTTCACAAAGAATGTTCCCCACAACGCCTCTGGTCAAGTTGGGAGATGATCACTTCGCCAAAGTTAAGGAGTTCCTTGGGAGGTTTTCCAATGTTCCTGATTTGATTGAGCTGGACCACTTGACGGTATCTGGCGATGTGACGTTTGGCAAGGGTGTAATTTTGAAG GGAACAGTCATCATAATTGCGAACCATGGTGAAAGAATAGATATTCCATCTGGAGCAAAtttagaaaataaaattattacaggCAATCTACGTATCTTGAGTCACtag
- the LOC123306315 gene encoding UTP--glucose-1-phosphate uridylyltransferase isoform X1: MSWEFIWSVLRLQIFKFELPLVRGHARAGSGNQEFFEATKKEALSLLQKELEKLEDACPKVKKPDLSKNFRGFAQLYSRFLEETGPSVNWEKIEKLPNDAVRDYNTLNTPTTDIAHEMLNKLVVVKLNGGLGTSMGCHGPKSVIAVRNELTFLDLTVQQIEHLNKTYKVNVPLVLMNSFNTDEDTQKIIRKYKNLQVEIHTFNQSCFPRINRESLMPIANSPDTQANLEAWYPPGHGDFYQSFENSGLLSKFISEGRQYCFLSNIDNLGATVDLNILNFLLNNPAESRQHEFVMEVTEKTKADVKGGTLIQYENKLRLLEIAQVPKDHVDEFKSVKKFRYFNTNNLWVKLDAIDRVLKQNILDMEIIINNKHLDNGLNIIQLETAVGAAMKIFEGGIGINVPRSRFLPVKKTSDLLLVMSNLYNLKNGSLTMSSQRMFPTTPLVKLGDDHFAKVKEFLGRFSNVPDLIELDHLTVSGDVTFGKGVILKGTVIIIANHGERIDIPSGANLENKIITGNLRILSH, translated from the exons ATGTCATGGGAATTCATTTGGAGTGTTCTACGtcttcaaattttcaaatttgaactGCCACTT GTCAGAGGCCATGCTAGGGCAGGCAGCGGTAATCAGGAATTCTTCGAGGCTACCAAGAAAGAAGCACTGTCTCTTCTGCAAAAAGAACTGGAGAAGCTGGAAGATGCCTGTCCCAAAGTCAAGAAACCGGACCTCTCCAAGAACTTCCGCGGTTTCGCTCAACTCTATTCCAGATTCCTGGAAGAAACCGGACCTTCGGTCAACTGGGAAAAGATCGAAAAATTGCCCAACGATGCCGTTAGAGACTACAACACTTTAAACACGCCAACAACCGACATAGCGCACGAAATGTTGAACAAATTGGTCGTTGTTAAGCTGAACGGTGGCTTGGGGACATCTATGGGTTGCCACGGCCCCAAATCTGTGATTGCCGTTCGAAACGAGTTAACTTTCTTGGATTTGACCGTACAGCAGATCGAG cacCTGAATAAAACCTACAAAGTCAACGTACCTTTGGTACTCATGAATTCTTTCAATACCGATGAAGATACTCAAAAAATCATAAGGAAATACAAGAATCTTCAAGTGGAAATCCACACATTCAATCAGTCTTGCTTCCCTAGGATCAACAGAGAAAGCTTGATGCCAATAGCAAACTCTCCAGACACTCAGGCCAATTTGGAAGCTTGGTATCCTCCAG GGCACGGTGACTTCTATCAGAGCTTCGAGAACAGCGGTCTCCTCTCCAAATTCATCAGCGAGGGTCGTCAATACTGTTTCCTCTCCAACATTGACAACTTGGGGGCTACGGTCGATCTAAACATCTTGAATTTCCTGTTGAACAACCCCGCAGAGAGTCGACAACACGAGTTTGTAATGGAGGTCACAGAGAAGACCAAGGCTGACGTCAAGGGAGGTACCCTCATTCAGTACGAGAACAAACTGCGGCTTCTGGAAATAGCGCAAGTACCCAAAGATCACGTGGACGAGTTCAAGTCTGTCAAAAAGTTCAGGTACTTCAACACGAACAATTTATGGGTGAAGTTGGATG CCATTGACAGGGTCCTCAAACAAAACATCCTCGACATGGAAATAATCATAAACAACAAGCATCTCGATAATGGATTGAACATCATCCAGCTAGAAACTGCCGTGGGTGCGGCAATGAAGATATTCGAAGGTGGTATTGGCATAAACGTGCCACGTAGCCGGTTCTTGCCCGTCAAAAAGACCTCGGACTTGCTTTTGGTCATGAGCAACCTGTACAATCTGAAGAACGGCTCGTTGACTATGTCTTCACAAAGAATGTTCCCCACAACGCCTCTGGTCAAGTTGGGAGATGATCACTTCGCCAAAGTTAAGGAGTTCCTTGGGAGGTTTTCCAATGTTCCTGATTTGATTGAGCTGGACCACTTGACGGTATCTGGCGATGTGACGTTTGGCAAGGGTGTAATTTTGAAG GGAACAGTCATCATAATTGCGAACCATGGTGAAAGAATAGATATTCCATCTGGAGCAAAtttagaaaataaaattattacaggCAATCTACGTATCTTGAGTCACtag
- the LOC123306319 gene encoding riboflavin kinase: MKTYLPHFTTGMVVKGFGRGSKQLGIPTANFPEEVVNNLPEEMETGVYYGFSQVDDGPVYKMVMSIGWNPYYKNEKKSMETHILHKFEEDFYGRLLKVVVLDYVRPEMNFNSLDDLIDTIKSDISIAEKNLDKPEFVGFQKHEFFS, translated from the coding sequence atgaagACTTATCTACCACATTTTACCACTGGAATGGTTGTGAAGGGTTTTGGTAGGGGTTCAAAGCAATTAGGTATCCCaacagcaaattttcctgaagAGGTCGTCAATAATCTTCCCGAAGAAATGGAGACAGGGGTGTACTACGGATTTTCCCAAGTCGACGATGGTCCAGTTTATAAAATGGTCATGAGTATTGGTTGGAATCCCTATtataaaaacgaaaagaaatcaATGGAAACTCATATATTGCACAAATTCGAAGAAGATTTTTATGGCAGATTATTAAAAGTTGTTGTATTAGATTACGTAAGGCCGGAaatgaattttaattcgttagaTGATCTGATTGATACCATAAAATCCGACATTTCAATAGCTGAAAAGAATTTAGATAAGCCAGAGTTCGTAGGGTTTCAAAAGCACGAATTTTTTAGTTGA
- the LOC123306317 gene encoding transmembrane protein 147, translating to MTLYHFGNCVALIYVPYYLTYKYAGLSEYGAFWKCFQAGGIYMCTQLVKMLILATFFPDNILETSGDYFGEFLKATVDLGDLIGLYIVLMGIPGKSHSKVLTAGMGWAVAEVILTRALFLWVGARGAEFDWKYIRKCLESNISLVNYLNITTLIWLWSRHDLKVNLKPLISALLLMLSYKSLAIDILLQSLMMGPWIILLIKGAFTLVVGSVTLIVYAALTRDMGVY from the exons ATGACGCTCTATCACTTCGGAAATTGCGTAGCGTTAATATATGTTCCATATTACCTAACATATAAGTACGCTGGATT ATCCGAATATGGGGCATTCTGGAAGTGCTTCCAAGCTGGAGGAATTTATATGTGTACACAATTGGTTAAAATGCTAATACTTGCAACATTCTTTCCGGATAATATTTTAGAAACCAGTGGGGATTACTTTGGG GAATTTCTGAAGGCAACGGTGGATTTGGGGGATTTGATAGGACTTTATATAGTTTTGATGGGAATTCCTGGTAAGAGTCATAGTAAAGTTCTAACAGCTGGTATGGGTTGGGCAGTTGCTGAAGTAATTCTGACTCGAGCATTATTTTTGTGGGTTGGAGCAAGAGGAGCTGAGTTTGATTGGAAATATATCCGAAAATGTTTAGAGTCAAACATCAGTTTGGTGAATTACCTCAATATAACAACATTAATTTGGCTGTGGTCACGACATGATCTCAAAGTAAACTTGAAACCACTGATTTCTGCTTTATTACTCATGTTGTCTTATAAATCTTTGGCGATTGATATTTTACTACAAAGTTTGATGATGGGCCCATGGATTATATTACTCATCAAAGGAGCATTCACTCTAGTGGTAGGATCTGTGACATTGATTGTTTATGCTGCCTTAACTCGAGATATGGGAGTTTATTGA